A genomic region of Candidatus Margulisiibacteriota bacterium contains the following coding sequences:
- the fliS gene encoding flagellar export chaperone FliS, with translation MIKNNYLENQVMTATQDKLLIMMYEGAVNFLKRLDIVDFERDIETRNYNITKASAIITELQCTLNMDYKDIAEPLFALYDYMRNRLLEANLQKKKEYVDEVITMLNELKSSFMAASAIVTPVIEKTEEASDKAPVYESVSFSG, from the coding sequence ATGATAAAAAATAATTATCTAGAGAATCAAGTTATGACTGCCACACAAGATAAGTTGCTTATCATGATGTATGAGGGTGCTGTTAATTTTTTAAAACGTTTAGACATTGTGGATTTTGAGCGCGACATAGAGACGCGAAATTATAATATTACAAAAGCGAGTGCAATTATTACCGAGCTTCAATGTACGCTTAATATGGATTATAAGGACATAGCGGAACCATTATTTGCGTTATATGATTATATGCGAAACAGATTATTAGAAGCTAATTTACAGAAGAAAAAAGAATATGTCGATGAAGTAATAACAATGCTTAATGAATTAAAATCTTCTTTTATGGCCGCTTCTGCTATTGTGACTCCTGTTATTGAAAAAACAGAGGAAGCTTCCGATAAGGCTCCAGTATACGAATCGGTGTCTTTTTCAGGATAG